The following are encoded together in the Ovis canadensis isolate MfBH-ARS-UI-01 breed Bighorn chromosome 2, ARS-UI_OviCan_v2, whole genome shotgun sequence genome:
- the LOC138432625 gene encoding cyclin-dependent kinase 1 — MEDYTKIEKIGEGTYGVVYKGRHKTTGQVVAMKKIRLESEEEGVPSTAIREISLLKELRHPNIVSLQDVLMQDSRLYLIFEFLSMDLKKYLDSIPPGQFMDSSLVKSYLYQILQGIVFCHSRRVLHRDLKPQNLLIDDKGTIKLADFGLARAFGIPIRVYTHEVVTLWYRSPEVLLGSARYSTPVDIWSIGTIFAELATKKPLFHGDSEIDQLFRIFRALGTPNNEVWPEVESLQDYKSTFPKWKPGSLASHVKNLDENGLDLLSKMLIYDPAKRISGKMALNHPYFNDLDSQIKKM; from the coding sequence ATGGAAGACTATACCAAAATAGAGAAAATTGGAGAAGGTACCTATGGAGTTGTGTATAAGGGTAGACACAAAACTACAGGTCAAGTGGTAGCCATGAAGAAAATCAGactagaaagtgaagaggaaggggTTCCTAGTACTGCAATTCGGGAAATATCTCTATTAAAAGAGCTTCGTCATCCAAATATAGTCAGTCTTCAAGATGTGCTTATGCAGGATTCTAGGTTGTATCTCATCTTTGAATTCCTTTCCATGGATCTCAAGAAATACTTGGATTCTATCCCTCCTGGTCAGTTCATGGATTCTTCACTTGTTAAGAGTTATTTGTACCAAATCCTACAAGGGATTGTGTTTTGTCACTCTAGAAGAGTTCTCCACAGGGACTTAAAACCTCAGAATCTATTGATTGATGATAAAGGAACAATTAAACTGGCAGATTTTGGCCTTGCCAGAGCTTTTGGAATTCCTATTAGAGTGTATACACATGAGGTAGTGACACTCTGGTATAGATCTCCAGAAGTGTTGCTGGGGTCAGCTCGCTACTCAACTCCAGTGGACATTTGGAGTATAGGTACCATATTTGCTGAATTAGCAACAAAGAAACCACTGTTTCATGGGGATTCAGAAATTGATCAACTCTTCAGAATTTTCAGAGCTTTGGGCACGCCTAATAATGAAGTGTGGCCAGAAGTGGAATCTTTACAGGACTACAAGAGTACATTTCCCAAGTGGAAACCAGGAAGCTTAGCATCCCATGTCAAAAACTTGGATGAAAATGGCTTGGATCTGCTCTCAAAAATGTTAATCTATGATCCTGCCAAACGAATTTCTGGCAAAATGGCACTGAATCATCCGTACTTTAATGATTTGGACAGTCAAATTAAGAAGATGTAG